A genomic window from Glycine max cultivar Williams 82 chromosome 17, Glycine_max_v4.0, whole genome shotgun sequence includes:
- the WRKY30 gene encoding WRKY transcription factor 30 isoform X1 has translation MEPTCGDTSLDLNVDPSTMHMDGALVEELRRLSCENKRLTHLCENYMALQKQLSQLINTNFDQQLDYPIESSRKRKAAESDQCCTNKFVGVSNNNAECSSIITEDSFKKYKDFNSSPKVSKFLVKTEASNNSLYVMDGYQWRKYGQKVTRDNPSPRAYFRCSFAPSCPVKKKSSQNKIKLSNFSNVSHHRMIIWVQRSLEDPTILVTTYEGEHNHGHQRAEISLVSNQSEALPPLKGSSPVSSPNTATIRSAVCPTVTLDLVKSGLVEFESAQKSSIQQFLVQQMATSLTRDPNFTTELATAISGKILEAQW, from the exons GATGGGGCTTTGGTAGAAGAGTTGCGTCGTCTAAGTTGTGAGAACAAGAGGTTGACCCACTTGTGTGAGAACTACATGGCTCTGCAAAAGCAACTGAGCCAATTGATCAACACGAATTTTGATCAGCAATTAGACTACCCAATTGAATCTTCACGCAAGAGAAAAGCTGCCGAGAGTGATCAATGTTGTACCAACAAATTTGTTGGTGTTAGTAATAATAATGCTGAGTGCAGCTCCATCATCACTGAGGATTCATTCAAAAAGTACAAGGACTTCAACTCCTCGCCTAAGGTTTCCAAGTTTCTTGTCAAGACTGAAGCATCTAACAATAGCTTA TATGTGATGGACGGATATCAATGGAGGAAATATGGTCAGAAAGTCACTAGGGATAACCCTTCTCCTAGAGCTTACTTCAGGTGCTCCTTTGCCCCAAGCTGCCCCGTGAAAAAAAag TCTTCACAAAACAAGATCAAGTTATCAAATTTTTCTAATGTATCTCATCACCGAATGATCATTTGGGTGCAAAGGAGTTTAGAGGACCCTACAATACTTGTTACAACGTATGAAGGAGAGCATAACCATGGTCATCAAAGAGCTGAAATATCACTTGTCTCAAACCAAAGTGAAGCCCTTCCTCCTCTTAAAGGGTCAAGTCCTGTTTCCTCACCTAATACAGCGACAATTCGAAGTGCTGTTTGCCCCACCGTAACGCTTGATTTGGTCAAGTCAGGATTGGTTGAATTTGAAAGTGCCCAAAAGTCCTCTATCCAGCAATTTTTGGTTCAACAAATGGCTACTTCTTTGACAAGGGATCCCAATTTCACAACAGAACTTGCCACTGCCATTTCAGGAAAAATTCTAGAGGCCCAATGGTGA
- the WRKY30 gene encoding WRKY transcription factor 30 isoform X2, with the protein MEPTCGDTSLDLNVDPSTMHMDGALVEELRRLSCENKRLTHLCENYMALQKQLSQLINTNFDQQLDYPIESSRKRKAAESDQCCTNKFVGVSNNNAECSSIITEDSFKKYKDFNSSPKVSKFLVKTEASNNSLYVMDGYQWRKYGQKVTRDNPSPRAYFRCSFAPSCPVKKKVQRSLEDPTILVTTYEGEHNHGHQRAEISLVSNQSEALPPLKGSSPVSSPNTATIRSAVCPTVTLDLVKSGLVEFESAQKSSIQQFLVQQMATSLTRDPNFTTELATAISGKILEAQW; encoded by the exons GATGGGGCTTTGGTAGAAGAGTTGCGTCGTCTAAGTTGTGAGAACAAGAGGTTGACCCACTTGTGTGAGAACTACATGGCTCTGCAAAAGCAACTGAGCCAATTGATCAACACGAATTTTGATCAGCAATTAGACTACCCAATTGAATCTTCACGCAAGAGAAAAGCTGCCGAGAGTGATCAATGTTGTACCAACAAATTTGTTGGTGTTAGTAATAATAATGCTGAGTGCAGCTCCATCATCACTGAGGATTCATTCAAAAAGTACAAGGACTTCAACTCCTCGCCTAAGGTTTCCAAGTTTCTTGTCAAGACTGAAGCATCTAACAATAGCTTA TATGTGATGGACGGATATCAATGGAGGAAATATGGTCAGAAAGTCACTAGGGATAACCCTTCTCCTAGAGCTTACTTCAGGTGCTCCTTTGCCCCAAGCTGCCCCGTGAAAAAAAag GTGCAAAGGAGTTTAGAGGACCCTACAATACTTGTTACAACGTATGAAGGAGAGCATAACCATGGTCATCAAAGAGCTGAAATATCACTTGTCTCAAACCAAAGTGAAGCCCTTCCTCCTCTTAAAGGGTCAAGTCCTGTTTCCTCACCTAATACAGCGACAATTCGAAGTGCTGTTTGCCCCACCGTAACGCTTGATTTGGTCAAGTCAGGATTGGTTGAATTTGAAAGTGCCCAAAAGTCCTCTATCCAGCAATTTTTGGTTCAACAAATGGCTACTTCTTTGACAAGGGATCCCAATTTCACAACAGAACTTGCCACTGCCATTTCAGGAAAAATTCTAGAGGCCCAATGGTGA